The genomic segment CACCGTGTGGTACCCGCGCAGTTGGTCGAGCGCGAACCCGACGGACACCAGCGCCAGGCTCGCCAGCGGCCAGCGGCGCCGGCTGATCAGCGGCAGGCACTGCAACGCGACCGCGAGCAGCGCCCACAGGTCGAACCGGTGCGTCGGCACGCCGCCGAGCCGGGTGCCGTAGTGGTGGAACTCCGGGACCAGCGACGCGACGAACAGCGCGAGCGCGAGCGGCACGTACCAGACCGCGGCGCCGATGCGGCGCCACGGTCCGGGGATTCGCGGTAGAGCGATCACTGCGAAAGTGTAGGAACGGCGTCGAGGGTCGCGAGCCGGGCCGCCCGCGCCTTCCGCGGCACCAGCTTCCCCCGCCGCCACGCGACGAGCAGGAACACGACCGCGGTGCCCACACAGCACAGGATCGAGTACAGGCTGCCCTCGGGGCCGAACTCGCCGCCGGTGATCAGCGCCGGGCCGTGCATCGTGGCGTCCAGCAGCCCCTGGTTGCCGCCGTTGCCGGAGACCTCGGTACTGAAGATGGCGGCTTCGGCGTAGTTCCAGCCGAAGTGCAGCCCGATCGGTACCCACAGCTTGCGGGTTGCGACGTACGCGGCGGTCAGCATGCCGCCCGCCTCGACCACGATCGCCGCCGCCCCCACAGGCTCGCGTCCGGGTTCGCCAGGTGGTAGGCGCCGAACAGCAGGCCGGAGATCAGCATCGCGAGCCAGGTGCCGGTGCCCCGCTCCAGCGCTCGGAACAGCACGCCGCGAAACATCAGCTCCTCGGTCACCGCGGCCGCCGCCATGTAGCCGACCAGCCCGATCATCGCCTGGTGCAGCCCCACGCCGTGCGCCCGGTAGTAACCCAGGAACCAGATGTTCGCGATGACGCAGCCGAACACCACGACACCGATGGCCGTGCCGAGCAGCAGCCCCGGTACCAGGCCCCGGGCGCCGGCCTCGACCACCCGGCGACGTTCGGTCAGCCGGACCAGTCCCTTGTAGACGAACAGCGCGGCGACGGCGCTGCCGACACCGACGGCGAGCATGAGCCACGGGTTCTTCTGTACCGCGGTGATCGCCTGGCCACCGGCGGCGGCCACCACCACCACGGCGACCAGCTGCAGGACGGTCCTGAAGAACAGTTTCACGACGACTCCTCACCGGAACGCGCGGCCAATGCGCCGCAACCGCCCGGAACGCTACGGAGCGGACCGGTCGGAATCGTCACCATCGAGCGGACACTTCCAGGTAGCTCGCGCGGGGGACGCGACATCGGCTCGACCGGGCCGCCGGCGGTTGATCTGCCGGTCGCGGCACGGAGTCGAGACCAACCATGTCGGCAGGCCGCAACCGGCTGGCCTCAGCCCCGCTCCGGCGGCGCCGCCAGCAGGTCCCGGGCCCGCATCAGGGCGAACCCGAGCAGGTTGGTACCCGGCCAGCGCCTCGGATCGGTGGCCCGCTCGTCGGTGGCCGCGACGCCGGCACCCCAGATCCGGTCGTACGAGCTGGCCTCGACCAGCACCCGCGGCGCGGTGCCGAGCAGGAACCCACGCAGTGCCGGGTCCTGACCGAACTTCGCGACGTTCCCGTCGACCACCAGCTCGACGCGGTGCGCCGCCCAGGTCGCCTGGTCGAAGTCGCGGACCGTGCGGCCCAGCTTCTTCGCCTCGGCCGGTGTCCGCGCCGCCAGGATCCGCGCCGCCGCGTCGTCGTCACCGAACAGCCTGGCCTTGCCCGCCATCATCCAGTGCTCGGCCGAGGCGTAGTCGACACCGTCCACAGTGAACAGAGTGGGCCACCACTGGCTCAGGCAGCCCTTCCCGACCGCGCCGCCGCGGTCCGGTCGATGGCCCCAGAACACCAGCCACTTCGGTGTCGCGCCCGCGTCGAGCGCCGCCACCAGTTCCGTCACGCTGCGCGCATCCGCAGCCGAGATCGCCGTCACCCGGCCATCCTGCCAACCCGACCCGTCCTCGGGCCACGGTCGGGTCGAAGCCGGCACCGAACGGTGCGAAGCGGCCGGATGGCACAGAAAGACGGCGGTCGGTCGAGTGACCGAAGCGCGCCGTCCTGAGCCATTCTAACAGGCAGAACGGCCGGTTCCGGCGCTGTCCGACGGAATGGTGAGGCAGTCGGCAGATGATGGGCGGATCGCGCCGCCACGCGTTAGCTTAGGCCCTCGGCTCGGGTTCACGGTGCGCGCTGCCCTCGCGGCTGCCGCAGCGTCGACCGGCCGGTAGATCTCCCCGGGGCGAAGGTGGCAGGCGCGTGGCAGACAGGGACCGATCGACGGTGGCAGAGCAACCGGCACCCGACGCCGTCCGGGACGCGGACGGCGGTACCGGCGGGGCCGCGTCCGGCCCCGCTGCGGGCGCCGACACCGGTGCGGCGGCCCTGGCGGTCGAGCAGCGCCACCTCGACCGGCTGTACCGGCGGCTCGACGAACTGCGCGGTGACGCGCAGGGGCGGCTGTCCGGGGCGCTGCGGCAGACCGGGAGCACCCCGTCCGAGCGGGCCGAGCGAGAGAGCATGGTCCGGGACGCGAACGACCAGGTCGCCATGCTCGGCGCGGTCGAGCAGGGGCTGTGTTTCGGCCGGCTCGACTTCGAGGCCGACGAGCCGCCCCGCTACGTCGGCCGGATCGGGATGTTCGACGAGGCCAACGGGTACGAGCCGCTGCTGGTCGACTGGCGCGCACCGGCCGCCCGGCCGTTCTACCTGGCCACCGCCGCCGCCCCGGAGGGCGTCCGCCGCCGCCGGCACCTGGACACCCGCGGTCGCCGGGTCGTCGAGGTCACCGACGAGGTGCTCGACCTCGACGACGCCGCTCACGCCGGGCACGAGGGGCTGACCGGCGAGGCGACGCTGCTCGCCGCGCTGTCCCGCAGCCGCACCGGGCGGATGCGCGACATCGTCGACACCATCCAGGCCGAGCAGGACGCGGTGATCCGGGCGCCGCTGGCCGGCATGCTGGTCGTCCAGGGCGGCCCCGGTACCGGCAAGACCGCGGTGGCGTTGCACCGCGCCGCGTACCTGCTCTACACCTACCGGGAACAGCTGACCCGGCAGGGCGTGCTGCTGGTCGGTCCACATCGGACGTTCCTGCGCTACATCGAGCACGTGCTGCCGGCGCTGGCCGAGACCGGCGTGCTGGCCCGCACCGTCGGGGAGCTGTTCCCCGGGGTGCGCGCCACCGCCGAGGAGACCGCCGAGGCCGGCCTGGTCAAGGGCGCGACGTCGATGGTCGACGTGCTGCGCGCCGCCGTCGCCGACCGGCAGCGGGTACCGGACGAGCCGGTGGAGGTGCGCATCGACGACAGCCACCAGGGGTTCGGCTTCCAGCACGACACCGTGGTGCTGGAGCCGGAGACCATCGCGGCGGCCCGGGACCGCGCCCGCCGCACCACCCGGCCGCACAACCTGGCCCGCGAGGTGTTCGTCGCCGAGGTCGTCGACGCGCTCGGCTGGCAGGTCGCGCAGCGCCTCGGCGACGACCCGTACGCGGATCTCGCGCTCGGCGGCAACGACGCGCCCGGCGAGGGCGCGTTGCTGCTCAACGAGGGCGACGTGGCCGAGATCCGTCGGGAACTCGCCACCGACGTTCAGCTCGCCGCCGCACTGGACGAGCTGTGGCCGACGCTCACCCCGCAGCAGCTGCTCACCGACCTGTACGCGTCCGACGACCGGCTCGCCGCTGCCGCGCCCGACCTGCCCGAGCAGCAGCGCGCGCTGCTGCGCCGCGAGCCCGGGGCGGCGTGGACCGTCTCCGACGTACCGCTGCTGGACGAGGCGGCCGAGCTGCTCGGCGCCGACGACCGGGCCCGTCGGGCACGCGAGGAACGCGCCCGCCGCCGCCGGATCGAGTACGCGGAGGGCGTGCTGGAGGTCGCCGCGGGCTCCATGTCGCAGGAGTTCGAGGACGAGGAGACCGAGGTCCTGGAGGTCACCGACGCGCTGACCGCCGAGCAGCTCGCCGAGCGGCAGGTGGAGGCCGACCGGCGTACCGCGGCCGAGCGGGCGGCGGTCGACCGGCAGTGGACGTTCGGGCACGTGATCGTGGACGAGGCGCAGGAACTGTCGCCGATGGCGTGGCGGGCGCTGATGCGCCGCTGCCCGACCCGGTCGTTGACCGTCGTCGGTGACGTGGCGCAGACCGCCGACGAGTCCGGCACCCGCACCTGGGCCGACACGTTCGCGCCCTATGTGGACGGTCGGCTGCGCACCGCGGAGCTGGCCACCAGCTACCGCACCCCGGCGGAGATCCTCACGGTGGCGGCCCGGCTGCTCGCCCACATCGACCCGACGCTGACCCCGCCACGCGCGGTCCGCGACACCGGTGACGAGCCGTGGTTCCGTTGCGTACCCGGCGATCTGATCGCCACCGAGGTCGCGGACACGGTGCGCGTCGAGGCCGCCGCCGTGGGCGACGGGCGGGTCGGCGTGATCGTACCGGCCGGGCGGGCCGACGCGGTCGCGGCGGCGGTGCGCGCGGTCGCGCCGGACGCGGCGAGCGGCGACGACGCCGACCTGGAGCGCGGCGTCGCGGTGCTGACCGCACGGCAGGCCAAGGGGCTGGAGTTCGACACCGTACTGGTGGTGGCACCGGACGAGATCGTCACCGAGTCGCGGCGCGGCTACTCCGATCTGTACGTGGCGCTGACCCGGACCACCAACCGGCTCGGCGTTATCCACAGTGGACAGTTGCCGCCGGGCCTGGCGGCCTGACCGGTGGCGCCGCGGGCCGGCCCCGGCGCCGCCGGCTCAGCGGCGCGATCGCGCGGACCGGCCGGCGGCCAGCAACCCGGCGGTCGCCAGCAGCGCCGCGACCAGGCCGGCGACCATGATGTGATCCGCCGGCACGGCCAGGCTGGGATCTTCCGGGTTCTCCACGGCGACCACCGCGAACACCGCCGCGGAGCTGGCGCCGTACAGCAGCGCGGTGCCGAGGACGGCGACCGGCGGCCCGGCACGCCCACCGCGGCTGCCACGCCACGCCGTCAGGCCCGCGACCGTGCCGCACACCAGCAGGAACGGCACCGGTAGGGCGCCTCCGCCGGCGAGGTCGTCGTCGCCGTACACCAGGTACGCGAGGGGGTCGCAGGCCGCCGCGGCAGCGAGCAGCACGCCGCCGGCGACACCCAACCGGGTCGGCGTCGCTCCCGGCTGAGCCCGCCGCGCGGTGTCGAAGACCGCGTACCCCCCGATGACCAGTGCGGCGACCGCGACCGGTATCGGCAGCCGCCCGTCCTGACCGAGGACGCTGTCGACCCTGGCGCAGACGGTCAGACCGAGCAGCAGCAGGATCACCGGCGGCCACCACGGCCACCGGGCCGTACCGACCGGCGCGGCGTGCTCCGGCACCGCCCGCCCGGCGCCTCCCACCACCCCGGCGCCGGGGGCCGAGCCGCCCGCCGCCCGAACGGGGGCCGCCGGCAACGATCCGATCGGTACCGCGGCCGGCCCCGCCGGCGCCGCGACCGGGATCGACGTGCCGCGCCCGCCGCCGGGCACCGCGGTGCCGGCCAGCTCGGCGCCCGGAGCCACGCCGGTCGGGCTGGCGGCGGGCGCCGCGGCGGCGAGCAGACCGCCCTCGGCGACGACCAGCTCGGGTTGGTCGAGCATCGTGGGGGCGACCCCGATGGTCTGGTGCAGCAGCGTCGCGACCAGCGGCGTCCGGGACGCGCCGCCGACCAGGACGATGCCGGCAAGCTCGGTCGGGGTGGTGCCGGCCCGGCCGATGAGCCCGGCGGCCAGCCCCGCGCTGCGCACCAACACCGGTCCGGCGGCCCGCTCGAACCGCTCCCGCCCCACGGGCGCGTCGATCCCCAGCGCCGGCAGGTGCAGCTGCGTGCCGGCCCGCCGGGACAGCAGTTCCCGCGCCGCGCGGGCGTCGTCCCACAACAGGCGGAAGTACCGACGGTCCGGCCCGCTCGTCGGTGCGGTCATCGCCCGCCAGCGGTCGAGCTGGGCCGCCGGCACCGCCTCGGCCACCATCGTCACGACGATCTCGTCCAGGTCGGCGCCGCCCAGGTCGTCGATGCCGTCGACGGCCAGGACCGTGCCGTCGTCGGCGATGACCGACACGTCGCAGGTGCCGGCGCCGAGGTCGTACACGACGAGCGGGCCGGCCGGGCAGTCGGACAGGTTGCGAAAGTAGCGGGCAGCCGCGACCGGCTCGGGCACCAGGATGGGTTCCGGCAGCCCGGCCCGGCGTGCCGCCTCGACCAGGACGCCGCGGCGGGTCGCCGGCCAGCCGGCCGGATGCGTGACGGTGACCGTGTCGGGTGCCGCCCCGGTCGCTTCGGTCGCGGCGTCGGTGACCAGCCGCAGCGTGACGGCCACCGCATCGACGACCGGGTACGCCCGGTCGCCGAGCAGCATCTCGATCTGGCCGATGCGACGTTTCGGTGTCGGCTCGTAACGCTCCGGATGCACCCGGGCCAGGTGTTGCGCCTCCTGCCCGCCGACCAGCGCCCCGTCCGCGTCGGCGCAGACCGCGGACGGCAGCAGCGGCGAGGAGTCGAACAGCAGCAGGCGGTCGCGCCCGTCGGGCTCCCGCATCGCGGCGACCGTGCTGGACGACCCGTAATCCACCGAGAGAACGCGACCTGCCATGGCGCGCAGCCTATCGGGTCGTGGCGAAGGCTCGGCGCCGCGACCGCCGGCCACCGATCCGCCCGCAACGGTCGCTCGACGGCCCCGTAGACAGCGACACGACCGGCTGCTGTCGTTCCCCGGCAACCGAACCAGCACCATCCACAGTGGACACAGTGGGAACCAGGTGTCGCGGCCGGGTCACCGCACGGCGACGATCGCCGAGCCACCGCACGGCGGCCGGCGCGCCGAGCCGGGTCAGAGGGTGGCGGTCAGCTCGTCGAGCATCGCCGCGGTGAAACCCAGGCCGATCGACAGGTGGCCCTCGCCGGACAGCAGGTGCGCGCGGGCACCCGGAACGTGCGCCGCGAGCCACTCCCCGTGCGCGAAGGGCACCATCAGGTCCTCGCTGCCCTGCCACACCGACACCGGCACCGTGATCGACTCCAGCGCGAAGCCCCACGGCGTGACGAACGCGAGGTCGTCGTCGACCCAACCGTCGACGCCGGACCGCATCCCCTCGCGGAACCCGGCCGCCAGGTCCTCGCCGTACTCGTCGGTGAGCACCGCCCGGTCGACCGGCGGCAGCAGCGTCGACATCCCGGCGATCAGCCCGTCGGCGTCGGCGTCGGCCAGGTCGGCGGCCTCGGCTTCCAGGTAGGGCCGTAGCGCCGACTCGCCCCGCAGCGCGGCGTCGTTCTCCTCGACGTTCTGCTCGCCGGCACCGGCGTCGAAGTCCAGCCCCTCCGCGTCGTACGGGGCGACCGAGGCGATGCTCAGCACCCCGGCGACGCGATCGGCCAGCAGCGCGCCGGTGGCCAGCGCGTGCGGGCCGCCGCCGGACCAGCCCGCCGTCACGCACCGCTCCGCGCCGAGCCGGTCCAGGATCGCCGCGACGTCACCCGCGATGTCCGCCACGTTGCGGCCGGCGCGCCGGGTCGATCCGCCGTACCCGGCCCGGGAGTACGTGACGAGCCGCAGCCCCCGGTCGTGCACCGCGCGGGCGAACGCCCGTACCGGGACCGCCGAACCGGGGGTGCCGTGATGGAAGACGAGCGGAACGCCGTCGGCCGGGCCGGTGACGTCGACATCGAGGGTTCGGCCGTCGGGCAGTCGCCAGGGTTCGGTCATCCGGCGATTCTCGCAGCCGCCGGACCCGCGGGGGTGTCTGTCGGGTCACGAACCGGGACCCGGGTCGGGCGTCAGCGGGCGAAGATCTGCGACTCGTCGGTGAACGACTTGAACTCCAGCGCGTTGCCGGCCGGGTCGTGCAGGAACATCGTCCACTGCTCGCCGGGGCGGCCCGGGAACCGCAGGTACGGCTCGATGACGAACTCGACGCCGGCCGCGCGCAGCCGCTCCGCCAACTGGTGGAACTCGTCCGCGGGCAGGATCAGCCCGAAGTGCGGCACCGGTACCCGGTGCTCGTCCACCTCGCTGCGGCCGGCCGGGCCGGTGGCATCGGGTACCAGGTGGGTGACCAACTGGTGGCCGTACAGGTCCCAGTCGATCCAGTGGTCGCTGTCGCGACCCTGCGGCAGGCCGAGCACCTCGCCGTAGAAGCGGCGGGCGGCGGCCAGGTCGTCGACCGGGATGGCGAGGTGGAAACCGGGGCGGTGCGATGCGGGCATGACCAGATCATCGCAGCCGGTGGGCGCCCGGCAGTACCGGACGGCGTACCCGCGTCGGGAAGTCACCGCGGCGTTCCCGACCAGTACCGGACCCCATGTTCGAAGAACATCGAACATTGCTCTATGTTTAGTTCCATGATTCTCGAACATCGCCGCAGTGTGGTGCTGCTCGCGCTGATCGCGGCGTTCATGGTCTTCGTCGACGGGACGATCGTCACCATCGCCCTCCCCGAGCTCGCCACCCA from the Actinocatenispora thailandica genome contains:
- a CDS encoding Hsp70 family protein — its product is MAGRVLSVDYGSSSTVAAMREPDGRDRLLLFDSSPLLPSAVCADADGALVGGQEAQHLARVHPERYEPTPKRRIGQIEMLLGDRAYPVVDAVAVTLRLVTDAATEATGAAPDTVTVTHPAGWPATRRGVLVEAARRAGLPEPILVPEPVAAARYFRNLSDCPAGPLVVYDLGAGTCDVSVIADDGTVLAVDGIDDLGGADLDEIVVTMVAEAVPAAQLDRWRAMTAPTSGPDRRYFRLLWDDARAARELLSRRAGTQLHLPALGIDAPVGRERFERAAGPVLVRSAGLAAGLIGRAGTTPTELAGIVLVGGASRTPLVATLLHQTIGVAPTMLDQPELVVAEGGLLAAAAPAASPTGVAPGAELAGTAVPGGGRGTSIPVAAPAGPAAVPIGSLPAAPVRAAGGSAPGAGVVGGAGRAVPEHAAPVGTARWPWWPPVILLLLGLTVCARVDSVLGQDGRLPIPVAVAALVIGGYAVFDTARRAQPGATPTRLGVAGGVLLAAAAACDPLAYLVYGDDDLAGGGALPVPFLLVCGTVAGLTAWRGSRGGRAGPPVAVLGTALLYGASSAAVFAVVAVENPEDPSLAVPADHIMVAGLVAALLATAGLLAAGRSARSRR
- a CDS encoding CPBP family intramembrane glutamic endopeptidase is translated as MKLFFRTVLQLVAVVVVAAAGGQAITAVQKNPWLMLAVGVGSAVAALFVYKGLVRLTERRRVVEAGARGLVPGLLLGTAIGVVVFGCVIANIWFLGYYRAHGVGLHQAMIGLVGYMAAAAVTEELMFRGVLFRALERGTGTWLAMLISGLLFGAYHLANPDASLWGRRRSWSRRAAC
- a CDS encoding VOC family protein, which produces MPASHRPGFHLAIPVDDLAAARRFYGEVLGLPQGRDSDHWIDWDLYGHQLVTHLVPDATGPAGRSEVDEHRVPVPHFGLILPADEFHQLAERLRAAGVEFVIEPYLRFPGRPGEQWTMFLHDPAGNALEFKSFTDESQIFAR
- a CDS encoding NADAR family protein; amino-acid sequence: MTAISAADARSVTELVAALDAGATPKWLVFWGHRPDRGGAVGKGCLSQWWPTLFTVDGVDYASAEHWMMAGKARLFGDDDAAARILAARTPAEAKKLGRTVRDFDQATWAAHRVELVVDGNVAKFGQDPALRGFLLGTAPRVLVEASSYDRIWGAGVAATDERATDPRRWPGTNLLGFALMRARDLLAAPPERG
- a CDS encoding HelD family protein gives rise to the protein MAVEQRHLDRLYRRLDELRGDAQGRLSGALRQTGSTPSERAERESMVRDANDQVAMLGAVEQGLCFGRLDFEADEPPRYVGRIGMFDEANGYEPLLVDWRAPAARPFYLATAAAPEGVRRRRHLDTRGRRVVEVTDEVLDLDDAAHAGHEGLTGEATLLAALSRSRTGRMRDIVDTIQAEQDAVIRAPLAGMLVVQGGPGTGKTAVALHRAAYLLYTYREQLTRQGVLLVGPHRTFLRYIEHVLPALAETGVLARTVGELFPGVRATAEETAEAGLVKGATSMVDVLRAAVADRQRVPDEPVEVRIDDSHQGFGFQHDTVVLEPETIAAARDRARRTTRPHNLAREVFVAEVVDALGWQVAQRLGDDPYADLALGGNDAPGEGALLLNEGDVAEIRRELATDVQLAAALDELWPTLTPQQLLTDLYASDDRLAAAAPDLPEQQRALLRREPGAAWTVSDVPLLDEAAELLGADDRARRAREERARRRRIEYAEGVLEVAAGSMSQEFEDEETEVLEVTDALTAEQLAERQVEADRRTAAERAAVDRQWTFGHVIVDEAQELSPMAWRALMRRCPTRSLTVVGDVAQTADESGTRTWADTFAPYVDGRLRTAELATSYRTPAEILTVAARLLAHIDPTLTPPRAVRDTGDEPWFRCVPGDLIATEVADTVRVEAAAVGDGRVGVIVPAGRADAVAAAVRAVAPDAASGDDADLERGVAVLTARQAKGLEFDTVLVVAPDEIVTESRRGYSDLYVALTRTTNRLGVIHSGQLPPGLAA
- a CDS encoding alpha/beta fold hydrolase, translating into MTEPWRLPDGRTLDVDVTGPADGVPLVFHHGTPGSAVPVRAFARAVHDRGLRLVTYSRAGYGGSTRRAGRNVADIAGDVAAILDRLGAERCVTAGWSGGGPHALATGALLADRVAGVLSIASVAPYDAEGLDFDAGAGEQNVEENDAALRGESALRPYLEAEAADLADADADGLIAGMSTLLPPVDRAVLTDEYGEDLAAGFREGMRSGVDGWVDDDLAFVTPWGFALESITVPVSVWQGSEDLMVPFAHGEWLAAHVPGARAHLLSGEGHLSIGLGFTAAMLDELTATL